Within the Leptogranulimonas caecicola genome, the region TGGGAGCGCTCTCGTTTGTGGTGGGCATTGGCGCGGGCTTGCTGCTTTCCCCGGCCTTCATGGCTCTCGAAGCCGCAGTCTTTGGTGTGGGCTGGGTGCTGGCGCCGGTCTTTTCTGCCTCGGCCTTCCAGTGGACGCTGGGCTGCTTTGTGGCGCTGATGGCTGTGGCTTGCATGGCTTCGGGGCGCGTGGTGGCCAAGAGCACTCCTGCCGCGCTTCTGTCTGCCGAGAAAAAACCGGAACAGTTGGCAGGCGCTTCTCGGCCGGCTCTAAGGCGCCTGCAGCTGGCAGCGGGTGTGCTGCTGGTGGCGCTGGTGTGGGGCTGCGTGCTTATAGAGCCCGGGTTGTTCTTGGGGATGCTTCTGCCCTTTGGCGTAGCGGCGCTCTTTGGCACCTACCTGCTGTTCAGGTCGCTGGCTCAAGGGGTGCCGGCCTGGCTGCGCCGCCATCAGGCCCGATATCTGGTGGGGTTGCGCCCCTTCACGCTTAGGCAAATGGAGGCCAAGGCGTCCAGCTCGGCCATGGCGCTGGCCATGGTGTGCGTGCTTTTGGCCTGCGGGCTCTGCATGATGGTGGGAGGCCTGGCCTTTTCCATTGGCATGCGGCTAGATCCTTCTGCCGCGGCTCACAGTGGAGCGGCTGGTCCCATGATGTGGGCGCCCATCGGTTTTATTGGGCTGTTCTACGGGATCGCCTTTGTGCTCTCGGCCATGGCGATCTTGGCGTTGCAGCAGCTTTCCCAGGCTGCCGACAGCTTGAGCCGCTACCGCCTCCTCAAAGACCTAGGAGTAGAGTCCAAGATGATCTGTGGGTCGCTCAAAGCCCAGCTCGCGGTATATTTTGGAATGCCGCTGGCAGCGGCGCTGGTCCACGATATGGTGGGCATGACCCTGGTGGCCCTTTTGGCCGCAGGCGCAGGCGCCGCGCATTTTTGGCCTATGGTCGCCGTCACAGTCCTGTGCGAGCTGGGGCTCATGGCCGTCTACTATCTGGTAACCTACGGCGAATGCCGCCGGATCTTGCTGGGTACCAACGCAGAGGAGCGCGCCTAAGCCAAGGCTGGCTGTCCGCAGAACAGCGACCCTGCGCAGGACTTCAGTCCTGCGGCTAGATAGTTCACAGGTTGAAGCAAAGTTGAAATGAGAGACTGCCTTGGTTAGACTCGGTGCTCCCTGCCTTGTGACTGCGTCGAGAGGAGCCTCCATGCCCTGGTACGACGAGGCCGTCTTTTATCACATCTACCCGCTGGGCCTGCTAGGTGCGCCCAAGCAAAACGATTATGGCGAGCCGCAGCACCGCCTGGCGCAGCTGGTGCCCTGGCTCGATCATCTGCAGCGCCTGGGTGTCACCGCCCTCTACATTGGCCCGCTGTTCCAAAGCGTGGGCCATGGCTACGAAACCACCGATTACCGCTGTGTAGACAGCCGTCTGGGCACCAATGACGACCTGCGCAATCTAGTGTCCGCTGCTCACGATCGCGGCATCCGTGTGGTCTTCGACGGCGTCTTCAACCACGTGGGACGCGACTTTTTTGCCTACCAAGATCTGATTAAACGCCGAGAAGAGAGTCCCTACCGCGACTGGTTTGTGAACGTGAACTTTGGCGGCAACAACTCCTTTGGCGACGGGGTGTCCTACGAGACATGGGGTGGCTACGACCACCTCATCAAGCTCAACCAGCGCAACGGCCAAGTGGTCCAGTACCTCTGCGACGTCGTGCGCTTTTGGGTGGCAGAGTTCGACGTCGACGGCATTCGCCTGGACGCTGCCGACGTCTTGGACTTCGACTTCATGCATGCTCTGCGCCAGGTGGCCAACGAGGTGAAGCCCGACTTTTGGCTCATGGGCGAGGTGATCCACGGCGAGTACAGTCGCTGGGTCAACGGCGACACCCTCCATGCGGTCACCAACTACAGCCTGCACAAAGCCCTCTATAGCGGCCATAACGACCACAACTACTTCGAGATTGCCCACACCGTCAAGCGCAACTACGACATGGGCGGCGACCGCGTGGACGGCCTGCGCCTCTACAACTTTGTGGACAACCACGACGTCAACCGCATTTGGACCAAGCTTGCCGACAAGCGCCACTTCTATCCGGTACACGTCCTTGAGTACACGCTGCCTGGCACGCCTTCCATCTACTACGGCAGCGAGTTTGCCATCGAGGGCGAGCGCACCAACTGGGCCGACGACATGCTGCGTCCCGCTCTTTCCCTCGCCGACTTCGCCGATTCTCCCTGGCCTGCCTTCTTTGCACGCTTGGGCCGGGTGCGCCATGAGACTCCCGCGCTTTCTTACGGCGAGTACCGCGAGCTGGCCCTCACCAACCGCCAATACGCCTTCGCGCGCCTGCTGCCTCAGGGATCTGTGATCGTGACGGTGAACAACGACGACAATCCCGCGACTCTTCAGGTTGACGCGCTGGGAGCCTCTGCCTATGAAGGGGCCCTCACTGGCCGAGTGGCGACGGCCCAAGACGGCCAGGTGGCCCTTCCCACCGACGGCTGCTCCGGCGACATCTGGCGCCCTGTGGAGGCTGCCAACAACGCTGACGCTGCAGCCGCTCAGGCTCAGGCAGATGCCGATGCCCAAGCTATCGCCATGGCTGCTGCCGATGCTCAACGCCAGGCAGACGACCAATGGGTCGCCCAAGCTCAAGCCTTCAGCCAGGCCCAGCGTGCCGCCGACGACCAGCGTGCTCAAGATCAGGCTCAGGCAGAAGCCCTTAAAGCCGCCCGCGAAGCTGCCGAGAAGGCCGCGGCCCAAGAGGCTGCAGCTCAAGCAGAGAAACGGGCGCTCGAAGAGGACTTGCTGGCCCGGGTGCGCGATGCGGTGGCTGCTGAGGCTGCAGCAGAGGCCACAGCTGAGGAGTCCGCACCTGATGGGTGCGAGACTCCCGGCGGCGCAGCAGCTCAGGGACAACCGGAGACTCTGCAGCTCACCATGGACTTCTTTCTCGGTAAGGAAAAGCCTTACGAGGAGATGAGCGTGCAGGAGCTGCAGCTCTCGGTGCTGGCGCAGATGGCCATGCGCGGCGAGGTCACTCCACAGATGCGCAAGGACGTGGCTGAGAACGTTTATCACGACTCGCTGGTGAATTGGGCCAAGAGCTTTAACTAGCGGTGAGCTGGTAGAGGGCGGCGAGATTTTGGAAGGGAGGTGGCCTATGACCATCTATGTGACCGGCGATCTTCATGGTGGGATGGATATCCAAAAGCTTTACGACTGGGAGGTAGGCCCTACTCTTTCGCGCCGCGACTACCTTATTGTGGCAGGCGATTTTGGCTACCCTTGGGACTTCTCTGAAGAGGAATACTACGACCTCCACTGGCTTGAGCAAGGCCCCTTTACCTTGCTGTTTGTGGACGGCAACCATGAGCGCTATGACTGGTGGGCAGGGCGTCCCTACGAGCAATGGCATGGGGGAGCGGTACAGCGCCTGCGTCCTCATTCGCCCATCAGGCGCCCGTGTCGAGGCCAGGTCTACGATATCGATGGATGCAGGATCTTCACTATGGGTGGCGCTACCAGCGTGGATCAAGCATGGCGCACACCTCAAATCAACTGGTGGCCACAGGAGCTCCCCGACGAGCGCCATTTTGAAACCGCCCGCACGCAGCTGGATGTCTGCGACTGGCAGGTAGACTATGTGATCACCCATACCTGCGCCAACTCACTGCTTCCAAAGGCGCTCTATCCCAATCCTGGGTGGGAGTATCCCCAGCGAGATCGGCTCACCGACTTCTTGGATGAGCTAGAAGGCAAGCTGGACTATAAGCGCTGGTACTTTGGCCATATGCACTGCGACCGCGATTGCGATGAGCGCCACACCCTTCTTTATCACGAGATCGTCCAACTGGGGGATGGCTTAGGTTGGGCCTGAAAGGCTGGCCGTAACCCATCTGACGCAGGCCCCTCAAGAGCAAAAGGCCGGCAGACCTCTCTTCTGGGGTCTGTCAGTCCGTCTTCACTAAGCGTTGAACAGCTTGGAGGTGCCCCCAAAGAGCTCCTGGCGCAGGAACACAAAGACAAAGAGCCCCAGTATCGCCGAGCAAAAGGCGCAAATAAACGCCAAAGGAGGCCAGTGGGAAAAGCCTAGAAGCACCAGCACCAGAGGGATGAATCCGCAGATGACGTCGCAGATGAGGTACTTGGCAAACTCGGCGGCGAAATGTTGGCGGCGCACCAAAAGCAGCAGAACGTCGAAGGCCAGGGCAGACAAACAAATGATGGGAATCACCAGCGAGGTGAAGAAGTCTGCCTGGGTGAGCAGATAGCACAGGAGCGACAGGCCAATGAGCAGCAGCAGATAGCGGGAGGCGCCCCGCACAAAGCCCGGGTTTTGCACGATGAGGTTGCGCACAAAGAGCCCGTTGGCAACCACCACGCCGCTCACCAACAGCGCGATGTTGGGCGGAATGACCCCCAGCCCGCAGAGCAGCGCCATGGTAAACACTGCTGCTCCGGAGCCAAAAAAGACAAAGGAGATCATGAGCTTCTGGGGCTTCACGATGGCGGCATGGGGAAACACTGCGGGGCTGGGCGAGCCGGTGAGCGGCCGTTGGCACAGCGGGCAAGTGTCGAGGTCGCCAGAGAAATCCACCTTGCAATGGGAGCAATACTTCATGCGCGATCCTCCTCAACCGGCTCCTTCGCCTCAGGAAGCGGCGTGGCGCGGCTGTAGTTGATGTAGCCAAAGATCTGGCGGTCCGAGAAGAACCTCACAAACTCCTGGATGACATCGAGGTTGGTATAGACCGTGCTCAAGCCCAAGGAAAGGTCGTCTCCAAGTGAGCACGCCAGAAGGTTGAGCCCCTGGGTAGAAGTAAGGATGTTGATGGACTTCACATGGGTCGCCACCTCGGGCTCGAGGGTGATGCGCCCCAAGTTGGAGAGGGTGGCGGTGACCCCGCGTTCTGCGTCCAGGTTTGCCGCATAGAGCCCCAAGTCTTTGAGAAACACCGGGGCGACGCGCACCAGCGGGTTTTTCTCCAGCTTCACCATGGCGTTCATGCGCAGCTTCAGGGCGTCCAGCTGGGTTTGGGCGCTGATCTGCGTTTGGATGAGGCGGGCCAGCGCAAAAGCCTCGGGCAGCTTTTGGCCGGTGTCGATGGTGGTGAAGGTCATACCAAAGAAGTTGCGGGTGGTGTGGGAGCCAAAATGGCTGCGTAAATCCACCGGCAAGCCAATGCGTATGGGGCGGCGCCCAACATCCCGGCGCTTGAAGGTGGAATGGATGGCCTCTACCAAAGCAGCCATAAGCACTGAGCTCAAACTCACCTGCCACTCATGGGCCAGCGCCAGCACGGCTGAACAGGGCAGATGATATTCCAAGAAACTGGGGTCGTCGGTCATCTTGGGAGAAGGGATATGGTAGGCCCTGGAAAGCGCGGCCGTTTTGGAGTTTTGCGGCTCGAAGTTCTTGTCAAAGGCGTCTTCGATGCTCTCGTTATGAGTGGCGTTATAGCTGGTAGCCGGCAGCGCCTCGCCATAAGCCCGCTCCACATACTGGCGTAGCAGCTCCTTGAAAAACTCCAGGGAGCCGCGGCCGTCTGAGATGATGTGGCTCACTTCAAAGTTGATGCGTTGCTCGTAGTAGCTCACCCTGAAGAGGGGCGCCCGCCTGCCCGCATGCAAAGGCGAGCAGATGGGCAGGTTCTCAGGGGTCACCACCACAGGCTCGGTCACCTGTTGGAGGTAGTGCCAGAACAGGCCTGAGCGAAGGTGCACGTTGAAGTGGCAGAACTTCTCGGTAGTGGCATCCAGCGCTTGCTGCAGCAAAGCAGGGTCCACTAATCTGTCCATTTGTGCAGCATAACGAAACACCGTTTGGGTGCGACGTCCTGCTTGGGCTGCGTAATACTTGCCTATGTTGTCTAGGCGATACCAAGTATCTCGAGCCACGTGGAATCAGTCCCTTGGGTGAGGGCTTCGCCGTCCAGGAAGCTGCGGCAAATGCCCAAAGATATTTTGGTGGTCTCGGCCGAGGTGGGGTAGAGCAGGTAGCCGTGCATGGCGTCGCGCATGCGGTAGCAGGCGGCGGGGGTGCCGGCATCGCTCAGTCGCTTTGCAAAGGCCTCGTCCTCGTCGCGCAAAGGGCACAGCTCGGCCGAGAGGATGAGCGTGCGCGGAAGGCCAGTGAGGTCGCCTTCCAGCCAGGGGGCCAGGTAGGGGCACTGCAAGTCGTCCGGATGCTCGGAGTAGAGCATGAGGTATTCCTGGAGGTCCTCTGCCGTGAGAATGTAATCATGGCCGTTTTCTGCCACCGAGGCGAAGGGAGCCGAGGGCCCGTAGTCATTGTTTAACACCGGATAGTAGAAGATGGCGGTCTTGGGACTAAACTCGCCGCGGTCCCGGGCCATAAGGGCCACGGCTGCGGCCAGGTTACCTCCAGCGGAGTCTCCCATGAGCACCACGTGGTCTGGCACCACATCCGAGAAGACCTGGCCCTCCATCACGGCTTTGGTGACGGCGTAGCAATCCTCTGCGGGCACGGGAAAGCGGCTCTCGGGAGCCAAACGGTAGTCCACCGACACGATGCGGCGCTTCAAGGCGAGCGCGGCGTCCTTGCAAAAGTCTGCGTAGAGGTCCACCTGGCCGGTGACCCAGCCGCCACCGTGGAAGAAGACGACAGTGCCTTCCCAGTCTTCCTCCACCGTGGCGCCCTCTTTGAGCGACAGGCTGATGTCTAAGGGGGTGAAGGTGCGGCAGGGAATCTCGTAGCCGTCTGTGGCGCGCACGGTGAGCGAGTCCTCACGGATGCGCAGGTTGGGGGCCTCTACCTTGGAGGCGGCATCTTCAAAGGCACGGATGGCCTCGTAGCCTTCCACTACGTCGGGTTTATGGCGTGTGTAGGCCTTGATGGCAGCCAGGCGAGCTTTTTCGAGCATAACCACCGCTTTCTCGAGAGGCGCCCCTGGGGCGCGGATCTTTTGGCAAATCTGGTTTTTACCCAGGGACGCCTCGCTCAAAAGCCGTGCATCCTAGTCCTCCCAAAAGCCCACTTTGTAAGCGGCAAAGACCACGCCGTCGGAGGTCTGGGTGGCATCCAGGTCCACCTCGGCAGTGATGCGAAAGTCCCGGTTGCCCTCGGGGTCATCGAAGATCTGAGTCACATGCCACAGATGGTCGGTTTTCTCGGCAGATTCGTCCAGCTCGAAGTAGGCATCGGAACGGGCGTCGGCGTCCAAGATCACCTCGTCGTAGACGTCGTAGTAGCGGTCCAGCACTTGGCGCCACACCCGCTCGCCGTAGCCCCAGTCCACATCCAGGGCGCCCAGGGAGGCGGCATCGTCTCTGGCCGCCAAGGTCACGCGGCGGATGAGGGCGTTTCGCACCAGCAGCTTGAGGCCGCGGCGGTCTTTGACCACGGCGTCTGCCTCCACAAAGGCGCCGGGGCCCTCCATATCCTGCTGGCCCACCTGGGCCCAGGCGTCCACCAGGCTGGAGTCCACCGAGCGCACCATGAGCCCCAGCCACGCCACGATGTCGTCCAGGCGCTGGTCGCGTTTGTCGGGAGGAACCGTGCGGTCGAGCACCTGGTAGGCATCGGAGAGGTAGCGAAGCAAGATGCCTTCCACCCGAGAAATGCCCATGGCCTGAATGTAGCTCTTGAAGTCGTTGGCGCTCTCGATCATGGCGCGCAGCACGCTCTTGGGCCGCAGCTGGTAGTCGTTGGCCCAGGGCACAGAAGTGCAGTAGAGGGCAAAGGCTTCTTCCAGCAGGTCTTTCAAGGGCTGCTCGTAGGTGACCTCGCTCAAGAGCTCGTCGCGCTCCTCGAAGGGCACGCCCTCGGCTTTGAGCTCGGCCTTCTTGGCTTCCACTGCCTTCTTGCGCTGGGCTTTGAGGATCTGCACCGGGTCGTCCAGCGTGGCCTCCACCATGGAGATGACGTCCAGCGCGTAAGTGTCGCTCTCAGGGTCCAAAAGCTCCAGGGCCTCGATCAGGAAGGGGGAGAGCGGCTGGTCCAGCGCGAAGTCGTCCGGCAGCTCCACGGTGAGGGTATAGGAGGCGTCGCAGCCGCCGGGGGCGCAAGGATCGGCGTCTGCCGGAGCGCCCTCTGGCAGCTCCACTACCACCACGCCGGAGTCGATGAGGGTGGCAAAGATCTCGGTGGCCCGGATCTCAAGAGCCGTTTTTTGCTCGGGGGTTTGCAGGGAGTCTGCGATGAGGCGGCTGGCCTCTGCGCGGGCGTCACCGTGGCGGCTCACCAGCTCCAGCACCATGGAGTGGGTGATGTTCAGGCGGGGCGTGAGCTTTTCTGGGACAGACTCCGCCAGCTTGGTGAAAGTGCTCTCGTCCCAGCTCACAAAGCCCTCGGGCGGCTGTTTGCGTTTGACGCGGCGGCGCTTCTTGGGATCGTCTCCCGCCTTGGCCAAGGCACGCTCGTTCTCTATGACGTGCTCGGGAGCCTCGGCGATGACCAAGCCCTCGGTGTCAAAGCCGGCACGGCCGGCACGGCCGGCGATCTGGTGGAACTCGCGAGAGCGCAGCCGGCGCGTCCTGTGGCCGTCGAACTTGGAGAGCGCGGTGAACACCACCGTATGGATGGGCACGTTGATGCCCACGCCCAGGGTGTCGGTGCCGCAGATCACCGGCAGCAACCCCTGCTGGGCCAGCTTCTCTACCAGCAGGCGATAGCGAGGCAGCATGCCTGCATGATGCACTCCCACGCCGCTGGCCAACAGGCGCTTGAGCGTCTTGCCAAAAGCGGTGGAAAAGTGGGTTCCGCGGCAGGCCTCCTGGATGGCCTTGCGCTGCTCTTTGGAGGTGACCCCGTAGCTGGAGAGCGCCTGGGCGGTGTTTAGGGCCGCCACCTGGGAGAAGTGCACCAGATACAAGGGCCCTTCCCCGTTGCGCAGCGCCAGCTCCACCGTGGTCTCCAGCGGGTTAAGCTCGTAGCGGTAGGAGAGGGGTACCGGCCGCTCGGCATCGGTGATCTGATCCACCTGCCTGCCCGTTTGCTTCTCCAGCAGCTCGCAGATGTCGTCCATGTTGCCTAGGGTGGCGCTCATGAGCAAGAAGCGCGCCTGAGGCAGGCACAGCAGCGGAATCTGCCAGGCCTTGCCGCGATCGGGGTCTGCGAAGAAGTGGAACTCGTCTGCCGCCACCCAGTCCACGTTGGCGTGGGCGCCGCCGGCCAACGCCTTGTTGGCTAGGATCTCTGCCGTGCAGCAGATGATGGGGGCATCCGGGTTTATCTGCGCGTCGCCGGTGAGCATGCCCACCAGATCGCGCCCAAAGAGCTCCACCAGGTCGAAGAATTTCTCCGACACCAGCGCTTTGATGGGCGCCGTGTAGTAGGAGGTCTCGCCCATACAGGCGGCCATGAAGCACATGCCGGCCGCCACCAGGCTCTTTCCCGAGCCGGTGGGCGTTCCCAGCACCACATGGTCTCCCATCAAAAGGGCCATGAGCGCGTCTTCCTGATGGGGCCACAGCTCGATGCCCCGCCCCGCGCACCACTCCATGAAGGCATCGAAGGCCTCCTCGCGGGTAAGTGTTTCTCGGCTATTGAGCTCGACGGCCAAATCTCCCAGCTCGCCATAGCTGGCCGGGGACAATACGGTGGCACGCTCCATGACCACGTCCTTATCGGTAAGAGGGGCACCCAAAGCGCGCCCCTCGCACATTCATTCTCTGTCTATCCTACCCTCTCGCGCCCGCGCGGCCCTTCCTGCCGAGAAACCCCGCCGACTTTGCTGCTGCCGCCGGAGTGTCCCCGTGGCAGCTGTTACCCCGAGATGTCAAAAATGGGGGAGGGGCCAGTAACGTACAATGACAGATTCAGGCCCTTATAAGCTTTAGGGATCGGCGTGCTCTGGTGGCACGCCGCGAGGAATCAGGAGCGTCCATGGCCGAGAAGCGCGATTTTCTCGATGACATCATCGATATGTCCCAGGACTTTAAAGCCATCAAAAACCCACTGGCAGAGATTGCCAATTCGCTGGCGGCTGAGCCCGGCGAGATCCCCGTGTGGAATCCGGCGGACTACAAAGAGCGACCGCGCCCTGCGCCCCCTTCATGCACCAGTTGCAAGAGCAAAGATCCTACTACCTGCACCCGCTGCATCGATGTGTGCCCCAAAGGTTCCATCCATATCGAGGGCGGCGGCATTGAGATTGATGACACCTGCATCAAGTGCGGACTCTGCGTCTCTGCCTGCCCTAGTGAGTCCTATCATGCTCGGGAGATCAATGCCAACAAGCTCTACGACCGCATCGCCGGCGCTGCCGCCAGCCACGAGACCGCCTATGTGACCTGCACCCGTGCGCTGGGACGCTTGCCTCGGGAGAATGAAGTGGTGCTTCCCTGCATAGGCGTGGTGCCCTCGGAAGTCTGGCTGGCCCTGATGGTGCGATTCTCCCATTTGAGCATCTATCTGCCTCTGGGCATTTGCGACCGCTGCCGCACCACCACCGGCGAGGAAGTCTACTGTGACCTCATCGCTCGCGCCGAGACTTGGGCAGGCTTTGGCTTGGACCTGGTGGTAGATGAAGCCGATCTCACCTGCGAGATGCGCCGCAGCTGGCAGCGCAAGGAGTTTGTGGAGACTATCCTCAAGAGCGGCGAGCGCCTGGTGAGCCGCACCAATCCTGTGCTCACGGCCGCCCGTCGCGTGACCCACATGCTGGACGCCCATAAAAAGCAGATGAGCGCCCTGCAGCGGCAGCTGGACAAGGCGGTGGGCACCACCAGCTCCAAGAACCGCCGGCGTATTCTTCTAGACCGCCGCAAGATCATGATGGGAGCGCTGCAAAAGCATCCGGAGTTGGCGGCCAACATCGACCTCTACGAACCTCTCTGTGACATGGACGCCTGCACCCTTTGCGGCGCCTGCGAGCAGGTATGCCCCACCCACTGCATCGAGATCACCGACGACGGCCGCTGGTCTTGCGAGCCGGAGTTCTGCGTCCAGTGCGGCGCCTGCGAGCATGTGTGCCCCACCAAGGCCATCGAGTACGAGTTCTGCGATGCCTCAGACATTGTGCTGCCCGACGAGGAGGAGCGCGACCGCAAGGAGAAGGAAGCCGAGCAAAAGGCCGAGATGGAAAAGCTCAAGGAGCAGGGCAAAGCCTCCATGCTCAAGGGCTTGGACATGCTGGAGAAGCTCTCGGACTCCCTGGCAGACAACGACAGGTAACCTGCAGACACGACCAATTGAAGACCCGTTAATCCAGGGGGAGCGCATACTCCCCCTTTTTGTGGCAGGGCGGTGGCATACTAGTCAAACCCGCCAGCCCCCGAGTGGTGGTGGCTCAGGTGCATGCATTGCTCCGCAAGCCTGAGTCTTGCGCTCAGCCGCTGTCTTTTGGCTCTCTTAGGTGGAGCCCAGCCGATGCCTCCTGGATTGCCGGGGCTTCCAGCCTTTCTCTCACGCCCCAAGAGTCTCAGCTCCTCCAGCATCTCGTGAAGCTTCAGGGAGCCCTTGTCAGCCGAGAAGAGCTGCTCTGTGAGCTGTGGAGCTATCCTTCTGGCTCTTCCTCCCGAGCGGTGGACGAGGCTCTGCGCCGGCTCAGGATCAAGCTGGACTGCGCTGGTAGCTCGGTTGGCATCGAAACCCTGTGGGGAAGGGGCGTGCGCTTGGTGGTGAGAGAGGGGTCTTCATGAACAGTCAATCTGGATTGAGGCGCCTTTCCGGCGTCCAATGGATTACTTGCGCCCTTCTACTCATTGCGGCCTTTGCAGGTCTGCTGATAGTAGTGGACGCCCAGGCAAAAGAGACACTTTCGTGGTGCTTGGACCAGCGAGCAGACCCAAGCTCTTGGGACATGCAAGTCGTGAGGTATCCCCTGAAAGACTACGACCCTGAGAATCCTCCTGAGAATCAGTCGCTCCACAGCGTGCTCTCTCAGGTAAGCGATGAGGAGGGACTCGGCAG harbors:
- a CDS encoding alpha-amylase family glycosyl hydrolase, translated to MPWYDEAVFYHIYPLGLLGAPKQNDYGEPQHRLAQLVPWLDHLQRLGVTALYIGPLFQSVGHGYETTDYRCVDSRLGTNDDLRNLVSAAHDRGIRVVFDGVFNHVGRDFFAYQDLIKRREESPYRDWFVNVNFGGNNSFGDGVSYETWGGYDHLIKLNQRNGQVVQYLCDVVRFWVAEFDVDGIRLDAADVLDFDFMHALRQVANEVKPDFWLMGEVIHGEYSRWVNGDTLHAVTNYSLHKALYSGHNDHNYFEIAHTVKRNYDMGGDRVDGLRLYNFVDNHDVNRIWTKLADKRHFYPVHVLEYTLPGTPSIYYGSEFAIEGERTNWADDMLRPALSLADFADSPWPAFFARLGRVRHETPALSYGEYRELALTNRQYAFARLLPQGSVIVTVNNDDNPATLQVDALGASAYEGALTGRVATAQDGQVALPTDGCSGDIWRPVEAANNADAAAAQAQADADAQAIAMAAADAQRQADDQWVAQAQAFSQAQRAADDQRAQDQAQAEALKAAREAAEKAAAQEAAAQAEKRALEEDLLARVRDAVAAEAAAEATAEESAPDGCETPGGAAAQGQPETLQLTMDFFLGKEKPYEEMSVQELQLSVLAQMAMRGEVTPQMRKDVAENVYHDSLVNWAKSFN
- a CDS encoding 4Fe-4S binding protein, translating into MAEKRDFLDDIIDMSQDFKAIKNPLAEIANSLAAEPGEIPVWNPADYKERPRPAPPSCTSCKSKDPTTCTRCIDVCPKGSIHIEGGGIEIDDTCIKCGLCVSACPSESYHAREINANKLYDRIAGAAASHETAYVTCTRALGRLPRENEVVLPCIGVVPSEVWLALMVRFSHLSIYLPLGICDRCRTTTGEEVYCDLIARAETWAGFGLDLVVDEADLTCEMRRSWQRKEFVETILKSGERLVSRTNPVLTAARRVTHMLDAHKKQMSALQRQLDKAVGTTSSKNRRRILLDRRKIMMGALQKHPELAANIDLYEPLCDMDACTLCGACEQVCPTHCIEITDDGRWSCEPEFCVQCGACEHVCPTKAIEYEFCDASDIVLPDEEERDRKEKEAEQKAEMEKLKEQGKASMLKGLDMLEKLSDSLADNDR
- a CDS encoding DUF6320 domain-containing protein — protein: MKYCSHCKVDFSGDLDTCPLCQRPLTGSPSPAVFPHAAIVKPQKLMISFVFFGSGAAVFTMALLCGLGVIPPNIALLVSGVVVANGLFVRNLIVQNPGFVRGASRYLLLLIGLSLLCYLLTQADFFTSLVIPIICLSALAFDVLLLLVRRQHFAAEFAKYLICDVICGFIPLVLVLLGFSHWPPLAFICAFCSAILGLFVFVFLRQELFGGTSKLFNA
- a CDS encoding DEAD/DEAH box helicase; the protein is MERATVLSPASYGELGDLAVELNSRETLTREEAFDAFMEWCAGRGIELWPHQEDALMALLMGDHVVLGTPTGSGKSLVAAGMCFMAACMGETSYYTAPIKALVSEKFFDLVELFGRDLVGMLTGDAQINPDAPIICCTAEILANKALAGGAHANVDWVAADEFHFFADPDRGKAWQIPLLCLPQARFLLMSATLGNMDDICELLEKQTGRQVDQITDAERPVPLSYRYELNPLETTVELALRNGEGPLYLVHFSQVAALNTAQALSSYGVTSKEQRKAIQEACRGTHFSTAFGKTLKRLLASGVGVHHAGMLPRYRLLVEKLAQQGLLPVICGTDTLGVGINVPIHTVVFTALSKFDGHRTRRLRSREFHQIAGRAGRAGFDTEGLVIAEAPEHVIENERALAKAGDDPKKRRRVKRKQPPEGFVSWDESTFTKLAESVPEKLTPRLNITHSMVLELVSRHGDARAEASRLIADSLQTPEQKTALEIRATEIFATLIDSGVVVVELPEGAPADADPCAPGGCDASYTLTVELPDDFALDQPLSPFLIEALELLDPESDTYALDVISMVEATLDDPVQILKAQRKKAVEAKKAELKAEGVPFEERDELLSEVTYEQPLKDLLEEAFALYCTSVPWANDYQLRPKSVLRAMIESANDFKSYIQAMGISRVEGILLRYLSDAYQVLDRTVPPDKRDQRLDDIVAWLGLMVRSVDSSLVDAWAQVGQQDMEGPGAFVEADAVVKDRRGLKLLVRNALIRRVTLAARDDAASLGALDVDWGYGERVWRQVLDRYYDVYDEVILDADARSDAYFELDESAEKTDHLWHVTQIFDDPEGNRDFRITAEVDLDATQTSDGVVFAAYKVGFWED
- a CDS encoding alpha/beta hydrolase; translation: MLEKARLAAIKAYTRHKPDVVEGYEAIRAFEDAASKVEAPNLRIREDSLTVRATDGYEIPCRTFTPLDISLSLKEGATVEEDWEGTVVFFHGGGWVTGQVDLYADFCKDAALALKRRIVSVDYRLAPESRFPVPAEDCYAVTKAVMEGQVFSDVVPDHVVLMGDSAGGNLAAAVALMARDRGEFSPKTAIFYYPVLNNDYGPSAPFASVAENGHDYILTAEDLQEYLMLYSEHPDDLQCPYLAPWLEGDLTGLPRTLILSAELCPLRDEDEAFAKRLSDAGTPAACYRMRDAMHGYLLYPTSAETTKISLGICRSFLDGEALTQGTDSTWLEILGIA
- a CDS encoding FtsX-like permease family protein, encoding MYLKLALGNVRRSLKDYSVFFATLAFAACLLYSFSASGDYLDAMVLNPAQRAVMGSQSLGNLMSAFSVFVVIVFAFLVSYGFRFICRRRKKELALYALLGMESAHVSRILIYEGACVGALSFVVGIGAGLLLSPAFMALEAAVFGVGWVLAPVFSASAFQWTLGCFVALMAVACMASGRVVAKSTPAALLSAEKKPEQLAGASRPALRRLQLAAGVLLVALVWGCVLIEPGLFLGMLLPFGVAALFGTYLLFRSLAQGVPAWLRRHQARYLVGLRPFTLRQMEAKASSSAMALAMVCVLLACGLCMMVGGLAFSIGMRLDPSAAAHSGAAGPMMWAPIGFIGLFYGIAFVLSAMAILALQQLSQAADSLSRYRLLKDLGVESKMICGSLKAQLAVYFGMPLAAALVHDMVGMTLVALLAAGAGAAHFWPMVAVTVLCELGLMAVYYLVTYGECRRILLGTNAEERA
- a CDS encoding metallophosphoesterase, yielding MTIYVTGDLHGGMDIQKLYDWEVGPTLSRRDYLIVAGDFGYPWDFSEEEYYDLHWLEQGPFTLLFVDGNHERYDWWAGRPYEQWHGGAVQRLRPHSPIRRPCRGQVYDIDGCRIFTMGGATSVDQAWRTPQINWWPQELPDERHFETARTQLDVCDWQVDYVITHTCANSLLPKALYPNPGWEYPQRDRLTDFLDELEGKLDYKRWYFGHMHCDRDCDERHTLLYHEIVQLGDGLGWA
- a CDS encoding alcohol acetyltransferase, which produces MARDTWYRLDNIGKYYAAQAGRRTQTVFRYAAQMDRLVDPALLQQALDATTEKFCHFNVHLRSGLFWHYLQQVTEPVVVTPENLPICSPLHAGRRAPLFRVSYYEQRINFEVSHIISDGRGSLEFFKELLRQYVERAYGEALPATSYNATHNESIEDAFDKNFEPQNSKTAALSRAYHIPSPKMTDDPSFLEYHLPCSAVLALAHEWQVSLSSVLMAALVEAIHSTFKRRDVGRRPIRIGLPVDLRSHFGSHTTRNFFGMTFTTIDTGQKLPEAFALARLIQTQISAQTQLDALKLRMNAMVKLEKNPLVRVAPVFLKDLGLYAANLDAERGVTATLSNLGRITLEPEVATHVKSINILTSTQGLNLLACSLGDDLSLGLSTVYTNLDVIQEFVRFFSDRQIFGYINYSRATPLPEAKEPVEEDRA